One Kribbella sp. NBC_00662 genomic region harbors:
- a CDS encoding TetR/AcrR family transcriptional regulator: MPTTKEGPSARQQELLERAYAYSLTHGLADLSLRPLATAIGSSPRVLLFLFDSKDGLIRALLARARADELELLRRIQEQHDVPPGLEVVARELWTWMSAPERRPLMTFWVEAYGRSLVAPEGPWADFARSTVDDWLELLEATQPDPDAVARRTGVLAMLRGALIDLLATGDLERTTAALEDYLAD, from the coding sequence ATGCCGACGACCAAGGAAGGCCCGTCCGCACGTCAGCAAGAACTACTGGAACGCGCGTACGCCTACTCGCTCACCCACGGCCTGGCCGACCTGTCGCTCCGCCCACTCGCGACCGCGATCGGGTCGAGCCCGCGCGTGCTGTTGTTCCTCTTCGACAGCAAGGACGGCCTGATCCGGGCGCTCCTCGCCCGCGCCCGCGCCGACGAGCTCGAGCTGCTCCGCCGGATCCAGGAGCAGCACGACGTACCGCCCGGGCTTGAGGTGGTCGCACGCGAGTTGTGGACCTGGATGTCGGCTCCGGAGCGGCGTCCGTTGATGACGTTCTGGGTCGAGGCGTACGGGCGGTCCCTGGTCGCGCCGGAAGGGCCGTGGGCGGACTTCGCGCGCTCGACGGTGGACGACTGGCTCGAGTTGCTCGAGGCAACACAGCCGGATCCCGACGCGGTAGCACGGCGTACCGGCGTACTGGCGATGCTCCGCGGTGCGCTGATCGACCTGCTCGCGACCGGCGACCTGGAGCGGACGACAGCAGCGCTGGAGGACTACCTAGCCGACTAG
- a CDS encoding GNAT family N-acetyltransferase, whose protein sequence is MIRKLGQPGDLGWVVQSHAEIYAAEYGWSAQYEVLIAQIVSAYASDHDDEREAAWIAEVDGERAGSIFCVRGPDETTAQLRLLLVTPAARGLKLGARLVDTCLEFARGAGYKRMVLWTNDPLVAARHIYLSRGFRLTATEPHEMWGDSLVGQTYELDL, encoded by the coding sequence ATGATCAGAAAGCTGGGGCAGCCGGGTGATCTCGGCTGGGTGGTGCAGTCGCACGCGGAGATTTACGCGGCGGAGTACGGCTGGAGTGCGCAGTACGAGGTGTTGATCGCGCAGATCGTGTCGGCGTACGCGTCCGACCATGACGACGAGCGTGAGGCGGCGTGGATCGCCGAGGTGGACGGGGAGCGGGCGGGCAGCATCTTCTGCGTGCGCGGGCCGGACGAGACGACGGCGCAGTTGCGGCTGCTGCTGGTGACGCCGGCGGCGCGGGGGCTGAAGCTCGGTGCGCGGTTGGTCGACACGTGTCTGGAGTTCGCCCGCGGCGCCGGGTACAAGCGGATGGTGTTGTGGACCAACGATCCGTTGGTTGCCGCGCGCCACATCTACCTGTCGCGCGGCTTCCGGCTCACGGCCACCGAGCCGCACGAGATGTGGGGTGACTCGTTGGTTGGCCAGACCTACGAGTTGGACCTCTAG
- a CDS encoding S8 family serine peptidase, translating into MAGVTPAAADPPRAKKDLGYSDKLLLQKARAKGQKTVTLLVAAEKGQSNDVAQRVAKLGGTVEKRTDSIGYLRVKVNIDKAEDVANVLGVKAADVDEVIPLENPRPEGTVDPTPQQPPKATTPRVNPYMPTGDIGSAQFVNAHPTWDGRGTTVGILDTGVDLSHPALNTTSTGERKIVDWVTYTDPTFVGNVNADNDPTWIQMNTTVDGSTVGLPGEGPVQTGTFNERDPRLGGELGNDVNRDGNPAGSSGTFGVAWNKTTGRVWVDTNQNGTFADNPAMTDYKVNYDVGTFGTDNPATPINESMPFVVQTDPADNVVNIGIVSGAHGSHVAGIVAGNKLLGGKMSGAAPGAKLVSVRVCLFIAGCTNHALLEGMIYAVTQAHVNVINMSIGGLPALNDGNNARAELYNSLIETYGVQMFFSAGNSGPGMNTIGDPAVASKVVSVGSYITSASWLANYGSKTGPAENLHPFSSRGPAEDGALKPEIVAPGSAISAVPTWQPGQPVVGTYTLPPGYGMFQGTSMASPQMAGAAALLLSAAQANGKSVTPAQLRKSLFSSARFLTDYSAYEQGNGLANVAAAWNLLQKSPRTDTITAAVPVSTALSGFLKTPGIGTGINDREGVVLGTQYTRTYTLRRTSGPAGTVKYNLSWLSGDGTFVTAGNVKLPLNTDVSLPVLVKAKSVGAHSALLQFDDPSSPGIEFQTLNTIVVPYSLTTAAPSKTVSGMIGRNQKTSYFFRVPAGVAAFKVDLSGPDATPGTGQARFLRFSPYGVPSESGDTNSLYCYSPPVPGGTCGGDPLSRTVSNPQPGVWEITVEARRTSDLLNTPYTLSASLLGVSVSPNPDVIASGTLGQPINRSYTLTNQQGPFTGRAVGTALGSAKLATPTIADAAQQQFQVNVTPGTTSLRAAIGGASDINADLDLFAYNCTTGSCVLAAQSAGSTAVEALTVNNPAVGIWVILVDGFAVPSGTTTYNYRDVLINSVYGSIAVADANAPRAAGAQWTVPATVTPTGVPAAGRVLYGNVEARTDANVLIGSGDVIIQSVS; encoded by the coding sequence ATGGCCGGGGTCACGCCGGCCGCCGCCGATCCGCCGAGGGCGAAGAAGGATCTCGGCTACAGCGACAAACTGCTGTTGCAGAAAGCGCGAGCCAAGGGCCAGAAAACCGTCACGCTGCTGGTCGCCGCCGAGAAGGGGCAGAGCAACGACGTCGCGCAGCGGGTCGCCAAGCTCGGCGGCACCGTCGAGAAGCGCACCGACTCGATCGGGTACCTGCGCGTCAAGGTCAACATCGACAAGGCGGAGGACGTCGCGAACGTCCTGGGCGTCAAGGCCGCCGACGTCGACGAGGTGATTCCGCTCGAGAATCCGCGCCCCGAGGGCACCGTCGACCCGACGCCGCAGCAGCCGCCGAAGGCGACGACTCCGCGGGTGAACCCGTACATGCCGACTGGCGACATCGGCTCGGCGCAGTTCGTCAACGCCCACCCGACCTGGGACGGGCGCGGTACGACGGTCGGCATCCTCGACACCGGCGTCGACCTGAGCCACCCGGCGCTGAACACGACCTCGACCGGTGAGCGCAAGATCGTCGACTGGGTCACCTACACCGACCCGACGTTCGTCGGCAATGTGAACGCCGACAACGACCCGACGTGGATCCAGATGAACACCACGGTCGACGGCAGCACGGTCGGCCTGCCCGGCGAAGGCCCCGTCCAGACCGGCACCTTCAACGAACGCGACCCGCGCCTCGGTGGCGAGCTCGGCAACGACGTCAACCGCGATGGCAACCCGGCCGGCTCGAGCGGGACGTTCGGCGTCGCCTGGAACAAGACCACCGGCAGGGTCTGGGTCGACACGAACCAGAACGGCACGTTCGCCGACAACCCGGCGATGACCGACTACAAGGTCAACTACGACGTCGGGACGTTCGGCACGGACAACCCGGCGACGCCGATCAACGAGTCGATGCCGTTCGTGGTCCAGACCGACCCGGCCGACAACGTCGTGAACATCGGCATCGTCTCCGGCGCGCACGGTTCGCACGTCGCGGGCATCGTGGCCGGTAACAAGCTCCTCGGCGGGAAGATGAGCGGAGCCGCGCCGGGCGCCAAGCTGGTCTCGGTCCGGGTGTGTCTGTTCATCGCGGGCTGCACGAACCACGCACTGCTCGAGGGCATGATCTACGCGGTCACCCAGGCCCACGTGAACGTGATCAACATGTCGATCGGCGGCCTGCCGGCGCTGAACGACGGCAACAACGCCCGCGCCGAGCTGTACAACTCGCTGATCGAGACGTACGGCGTCCAGATGTTCTTCTCGGCCGGTAACAGCGGACCGGGTATGAACACGATCGGCGACCCCGCGGTCGCGTCGAAGGTCGTCAGCGTCGGTTCGTACATCACCAGCGCCAGCTGGCTGGCGAACTACGGCTCGAAGACCGGTCCGGCCGAGAACCTGCATCCGTTCTCGTCCCGTGGTCCGGCCGAGGACGGCGCTCTCAAGCCGGAGATCGTCGCACCGGGCTCGGCCATCTCGGCCGTCCCGACCTGGCAACCAGGGCAGCCGGTCGTCGGCACGTACACGCTGCCGCCGGGCTACGGCATGTTCCAGGGCACGTCGATGGCCTCGCCACAGATGGCCGGAGCGGCCGCCTTGCTGCTCAGTGCCGCACAGGCCAACGGCAAGTCGGTCACGCCGGCACAACTGCGCAAGTCGCTGTTCTCGTCGGCGCGGTTCCTGACCGACTACAGCGCCTACGAGCAGGGCAACGGTCTGGCCAATGTCGCCGCCGCGTGGAACCTGCTGCAGAAGAGCCCGCGGACGGACACCATCACCGCCGCGGTCCCGGTCAGCACGGCGCTGTCCGGCTTCCTCAAGACACCGGGCATCGGCACCGGCATCAACGACCGCGAGGGCGTGGTGCTCGGCACCCAGTACACCCGCACGTACACGTTGCGGCGTACCTCGGGACCGGCCGGCACGGTGAAGTACAACCTGTCGTGGCTCAGCGGCGACGGCACCTTCGTCACCGCCGGCAACGTCAAGCTGCCGCTCAACACGGACGTGTCGCTACCGGTCCTGGTCAAGGCCAAGTCCGTCGGCGCACACTCGGCGCTGCTCCAGTTCGACGACCCCAGTTCCCCGGGGATCGAGTTCCAGACCCTGAACACGATCGTGGTGCCGTACAGCCTGACGACAGCAGCACCGTCGAAGACGGTCAGCGGCATGATCGGCCGCAACCAGAAGACCAGCTACTTCTTCCGGGTACCGGCAGGCGTGGCTGCGTTCAAGGTCGATCTGTCGGGTCCGGACGCCACACCCGGCACCGGTCAGGCACGATTCCTCCGGTTCAGCCCGTACGGCGTACCGAGCGAATCCGGTGACACCAACAGCCTCTACTGCTACAGCCCGCCGGTCCCCGGTGGGACATGTGGAGGCGATCCGCTCAGCCGTACGGTCAGCAACCCGCAGCCGGGCGTCTGGGAGATCACCGTCGAGGCCCGTCGTACGTCGGACCTGCTGAACACGCCGTACACGCTGTCGGCATCGCTGCTCGGGGTCTCGGTCTCGCCGAACCCGGACGTGATCGCCAGCGGCACGCTCGGCCAGCCCATCAACCGCTCGTACACGCTGACGAACCAGCAAGGGCCCTTCACCGGAAGGGCTGTCGGGACGGCGCTGGGCAGCGCGAAGCTGGCCACTCCGACGATCGCCGACGCAGCCCAGCAGCAGTTCCAGGTCAATGTCACGCCGGGTACGACGTCGCTCCGGGCGGCGATCGGCGGCGCGAGTGACATCAACGCCGACCTCGACCTGTTCGCCTACAACTGCACGACGGGCTCCTGCGTGCTGGCAGCGCAGAGTGCGGGCAGTACCGCCGTGGAGGCGCTCACCGTGAACAATCCCGCGGTGGGTATCTGGGTCATCCTCGTCGACGGGTTCGCAGTACCGTCGGGGACGACGACGTACAACTATCGCGATGTGCTGATCAACTCGGTGTACGGTTCCATCGCCGTCGCCGATGCCAACGCGCCGAGGGCCGCGGGAGCACAGTGGACCGTTCCGGCCACGGTGACCCCGACCGGCGTACCTGCTGCCGGGCGGGTCCTCTACGGCAACGTGGAGGCCCGGACGGACGCGAACGTCCTCATCGGTTCGGGGGACGTGATCATCCAGTCCGTCAGCTGA
- a CDS encoding DUF899 domain-containing protein: MNLPDVVSRDEWLAAREALLTEEKAFTKQRDALNTRRRELPMVLVDKPYSFIGASGPAGLLDLFEGRNQLVVYHFMYQPEWDAGCPNCTGFVDEIGSLEYLHGANTTFALVSRAPYEKLAAYQGERGWSFPWYSSYRSDFNYDYQVTLDESVVPFVYNYRTKADWDLRPDNDFVQQDQPFDLHGLSCFLRVGDAIHHTYSTYGRGPDSMTFTPTALDLTALGRQEPWEKPAGRSLPPTDDHCH; the protein is encoded by the coding sequence ATGAACCTGCCCGACGTTGTGTCCCGGGACGAGTGGCTGGCGGCGCGGGAAGCGCTGCTGACGGAGGAGAAGGCGTTCACGAAGCAGCGGGACGCCCTGAACACCCGGCGGCGGGAGCTGCCCATGGTGCTGGTCGACAAGCCGTACTCGTTCATCGGCGCATCCGGCCCGGCGGGCCTGCTCGACCTGTTCGAGGGGCGCAACCAGTTGGTCGTGTACCACTTCATGTACCAGCCTGAGTGGGACGCCGGCTGCCCGAACTGCACCGGCTTCGTGGACGAGATCGGCTCGCTGGAGTACCTCCACGGCGCGAACACGACGTTCGCGCTGGTGTCCCGCGCGCCGTACGAGAAGCTGGCCGCGTACCAGGGAGAGCGCGGGTGGTCGTTCCCGTGGTACTCGTCGTACAGGAGCGACTTCAACTACGACTACCAGGTCACGCTGGACGAGTCCGTCGTACCGTTCGTGTACAACTACCGGACCAAGGCCGACTGGGACCTCCGCCCCGACAACGACTTCGTCCAGCAGGACCAGCCCTTCGACCTCCACGGCCTGAGCTGCTTCCTCCGCGTAGGGGACGCCATCCACCACACCTACTCCACCTACGGCCGCGGCCCCGACTCCATGACGTTTACCCCCACCGCCCTGGACCTGACCGCCCTCGGCCGCCAGGAACCCTGGGAGAAGCCGGCCGGCCGAAGCCTCCCGCCTACTGACGACCACTGCCACTGA
- a CDS encoding AAA family ATPase — translation MPGRLIGLVGTSSAGKSTTARRLQSLLDEPYLVVGLDHFYDMFPSDWSGHRRGPGPGFWQETVTDEDGKPRIVTYYGDAGERLLTGMRAAVVALLDAGNNVILDEMPVNETIMPAWRRAVERYAVCWVAVRAPLDVIERREDERNHGRHIGNARGHYGYGMDGEFDLVVDAAALSPDERAAAIVRLVSGSGRQ, via the coding sequence ATGCCGGGACGACTCATCGGTCTGGTCGGTACGTCGAGTGCAGGGAAGTCGACGACTGCGCGGCGCCTGCAATCGTTGCTTGACGAGCCCTATCTGGTCGTCGGACTGGATCACTTTTATGACATGTTTCCGTCGGACTGGAGTGGGCATCGGCGGGGGCCCGGGCCCGGGTTCTGGCAGGAGACAGTCACGGACGAGGACGGCAAGCCGCGAATCGTCACCTACTACGGTGACGCCGGTGAGCGGCTGCTGACGGGGATGCGGGCCGCGGTCGTCGCCCTGCTCGACGCCGGCAACAACGTGATCCTCGACGAGATGCCGGTGAACGAGACGATCATGCCTGCCTGGCGGAGAGCCGTCGAAAGGTACGCCGTGTGCTGGGTCGCCGTCCGAGCGCCGCTGGACGTCATCGAGCGGCGCGAGGACGAGCGGAACCATGGGCGGCACATCGGCAATGCGCGCGGGCATTACGGGTACGGGATGGACGGCGAGTTCGATCTTGTGGTTGATGCGGCGGCTCTCTCCCCCGACGAGCGGGCCGCCGCGATCGTGCGGCTGGTCAGTGGCAGTGGTCGTCAGTAG
- a CDS encoding DUF222 domain-containing protein: MEVLGERPVWSMSDSEKLSALDAVVAEKARLETLELHLIAAIDQSGYATDLGAGDTARLLTHRYRTDATEARRQVRIATNLTKYAATTAALPDPSTPFTGPATAHPAEVDDPNEAVDEVRDGGTPGWRVSPAQAAAIVSVLNQVPATVPAEDLEFAEHQLIDLAATHTPTELRRAGRKIRDILDPDGPEPDEKAAYERESLTLKTVDRGVTFRGYLANENAELLRTLIHAHARPHKTIDGQLDPRPRDKRQADALTTILATATNTAPTASRSRAGTATSPEHNHAVAPEPVLPALDGAVGSADDADVGNATEAANSADSVDSAGDNLVPGHGPKPHISITIDYNDLTAATANATGQLIFGDNLSAATVRRLACDAQILPMILGSKSQPLDVGTTQRLVTRPMRRALNARDKGCVICNAPPIQCEAHHIISWLDGGPTAINNLALLCKRHHLDLHSGHWHIRILNGTVHVTRPTWANPTPIPPTKYKPPTADVVHHPPTPPPTPWSDGQPTTPTTDPPTPTAPPHPDDFDPWGDIESATRTTADADARASAAPAPCDARDNACSRGERPHLAPWADHAAG, encoded by the coding sequence ATGGAGGTCCTTGGCGAACGACCCGTCTGGTCGATGAGCGACAGCGAGAAGCTGTCCGCTCTCGACGCGGTCGTCGCGGAGAAGGCCCGCCTGGAGACCCTCGAGCTCCACCTCATCGCAGCCATCGACCAGTCCGGCTACGCCACCGATCTCGGCGCCGGCGACACGGCTCGCCTCCTGACCCATCGATACCGCACCGACGCCACCGAAGCCCGGCGCCAGGTCCGCATCGCCACCAACCTCACCAAGTACGCCGCCACCACCGCAGCTCTCCCCGACCCCAGCACGCCCTTTACCGGCCCGGCCACCGCACATCCGGCTGAGGTTGACGACCCAAACGAGGCTGTGGACGAGGTGCGGGATGGAGGTACTCCGGGGTGGCGCGTCTCGCCTGCCCAGGCGGCCGCGATCGTCTCCGTCCTGAACCAGGTCCCCGCGACGGTCCCGGCCGAAGACCTGGAGTTCGCCGAGCACCAACTCATCGACCTGGCCGCCACCCACACCCCGACCGAGCTCCGCCGCGCCGGCCGCAAGATCCGCGACATCCTCGACCCCGACGGCCCCGAGCCAGACGAGAAGGCGGCGTACGAGCGGGAATCCCTCACGCTGAAGACCGTCGACCGCGGCGTCACCTTCCGCGGCTATCTCGCCAACGAGAACGCCGAACTCCTCCGCACCCTGATCCACGCCCACGCCAGGCCCCACAAAACCATCGACGGCCAACTCGACCCCCGCCCGCGCGACAAACGCCAAGCCGACGCCCTCACCACCATCCTCGCCACCGCAACTAACACCGCGCCAACTGCCTCGAGATCACGAGCAGGCACAGCCACCTCACCCGAGCACAACCACGCCGTCGCGCCTGAGCCAGTCCTGCCGGCACTCGATGGAGCTGTTGGATCGGCGGATGACGCCGACGTGGGCAACGCGACCGAAGCGGCCAACAGCGCCGACAGCGTCGACAGCGCCGGCGACAACTTGGTACCGGGTCACGGACCGAAGCCGCACATCAGCATCACCATCGACTACAACGACCTCACCGCCGCGACAGCCAACGCCACCGGCCAGCTGATCTTCGGCGACAACCTCTCCGCCGCGACCGTACGCCGCCTCGCCTGCGACGCCCAGATCCTCCCCATGATCCTCGGCAGCAAGTCACAACCCCTCGACGTCGGCACCACCCAACGCCTCGTCACCCGCCCCATGCGCCGCGCCCTCAACGCCCGCGACAAAGGCTGCGTCATCTGTAACGCCCCACCCATCCAGTGCGAGGCCCACCACATCATCTCCTGGCTCGACGGCGGCCCCACCGCCATCAACAACCTCGCCCTGCTCTGCAAACGCCACCACCTCGACCTCCACTCCGGCCACTGGCACATCCGCATCCTCAACGGCACCGTCCACGTAACCCGCCCCACCTGGGCAAACCCCACCCCCATCCCGCCCACCAAATACAAGCCGCCCACCGCCGACGTCGTCCACCACCCCCCAACCCCACCGCCCACCCCCTGGTCCGACGGCCAGCCCACCACGCCCACGACCGACCCACCCACCCCAACCGCCCCGCCGCACCCCGACGACTTCGACCCTTGGGGCGACATCGAGTCAGCCACGCGAACGACTGCTGACGCCGACGCGCGCGCCTCGGCGGCCCCGGCCCCATGCGATGCCCGTGACAACGCCTGCTCACGTGGGGAACGCCCGCACCTCGCACCGTGGGCTGACCACGCCGCCGGCTAA
- a CDS encoding DUF952 domain-containing protein codes for MATILHIAFVDQWEAAREAGSYRWSTRGKSLDDGVTFIHASRPEQVAMVANFAYDDVDQPLCLLVIDTGRLVSALCDEDLDGTGMSFPHIYGPLNLDAVVDVRPYERGADGLWPEVSAEAVS; via the coding sequence ATGGCGACGATTCTGCACATCGCGTTCGTGGACCAGTGGGAGGCTGCGCGCGAGGCCGGGAGCTACCGGTGGTCGACCCGGGGCAAGAGCCTCGACGACGGCGTTACGTTCATCCATGCGTCCCGGCCCGAACAGGTCGCGATGGTGGCCAACTTCGCGTACGACGACGTGGACCAGCCGCTCTGCCTGCTCGTCATCGACACCGGCCGGCTGGTGTCCGCCCTGTGCGACGAGGACCTGGACGGGACCGGCATGAGTTTCCCGCACATCTACGGCCCGTTGAACCTGGACGCGGTGGTCGACGTCCGCCCGTACGAGCGAGGTGCCGATGGCCTGTGGCCCGAGGTGTCCGCGGAGGCCGTATCCTGA
- a CDS encoding S10 family peptidase, giving the protein MADEEQTETKSDTKSETETKPAKPVDDLVTSQHTVTVDGQELRYTATTGRIVLREEVYTDGKFEGLKPKAEVFLTAYTLDDADAADRPVTFAFNGGPGSSSIWLHLGLLGPRRVVSGDVGELAPPPYSIVDNEETLLKYSDVVFIDPVSTGFSRAVEGEKPGDYHGFTRDLESVGEVIRLWTSRNGRWMSPKFLAGESYGTTRAAGLSAHLQQRYGMYLNGVMLISVVLEFGTLDFTPGNDLPYTLFLPTYAAIAHYHGMVPDRSLEDLLADAERFAAGRYPNALAQGNRIPADYRAEVVTRLAELTGLSEDYIDRVNLRIEHGRFFAELLRARRLVVGRIDGRFTGWDPDAAGERQDRDPSMNAITGPYAAALNHYVRVELGYENDLPYEVLNMDAAKNWSFKEFEGQQIMVADKLAEAMRVNPHLKVYVASGHYDGATPYFATEHTLARLQIPADLTGNIETKYYPAGHMMYIHEDSRIQQAADLGAFIGGASNR; this is encoded by the coding sequence ATGGCTGACGAGGAGCAGACGGAGACCAAGTCCGATACCAAGTCCGAGACCGAGACCAAGCCTGCGAAGCCGGTCGACGACCTGGTGACGTCGCAGCACACGGTGACGGTCGACGGGCAGGAGCTGCGGTACACGGCGACGACCGGCCGGATCGTGCTCCGGGAGGAGGTCTACACCGACGGCAAGTTCGAAGGGCTGAAGCCGAAGGCCGAGGTGTTCCTCACCGCGTACACGCTGGACGACGCCGACGCCGCGGATCGTCCGGTGACGTTCGCGTTCAACGGCGGACCGGGGTCGTCGAGCATCTGGCTGCACCTGGGGCTGCTCGGCCCGCGCCGCGTGGTCTCCGGCGATGTGGGTGAGCTCGCGCCCCCGCCGTACTCGATCGTCGACAACGAGGAGACGCTGCTCAAGTACAGCGACGTCGTGTTCATCGACCCGGTGTCGACCGGGTTCTCGCGTGCGGTCGAGGGGGAGAAGCCGGGGGACTACCACGGGTTCACCCGTGATCTGGAGTCGGTCGGCGAGGTGATCCGGCTGTGGACGTCGCGGAACGGGCGGTGGATGTCGCCGAAGTTCCTGGCCGGCGAGTCCTACGGTACGACGCGCGCCGCCGGGCTGTCCGCACACCTGCAGCAGCGGTACGGGATGTATCTCAACGGCGTCATGCTGATCTCGGTCGTGCTCGAGTTCGGCACGCTCGACTTCACGCCGGGCAACGATCTGCCGTACACGTTGTTCCTCCCGACGTACGCCGCGATCGCGCACTACCACGGGATGGTTCCGGACCGGTCGCTGGAGGACCTGCTCGCCGACGCGGAACGGTTCGCGGCCGGGCGGTACCCGAATGCGCTTGCCCAGGGCAACCGGATCCCGGCGGACTACCGTGCCGAGGTCGTCACCCGGCTGGCCGAGCTGACGGGTCTCAGCGAGGACTACATCGACCGGGTGAACCTGCGGATCGAGCACGGCCGGTTCTTCGCCGAGCTGCTGCGGGCTCGACGGCTCGTGGTCGGCCGGATCGACGGTCGCTTCACCGGCTGGGATCCGGACGCGGCAGGCGAGCGGCAGGACCGGGACCCGTCGATGAATGCGATCACCGGTCCGTACGCCGCGGCGCTCAACCACTATGTCCGCGTCGAACTCGGGTACGAGAACGATCTGCCGTACGAGGTGCTCAACATGGACGCGGCGAAGAACTGGTCGTTCAAGGAGTTCGAGGGCCAGCAGATCATGGTCGCGGACAAGCTCGCCGAGGCGATGCGCGTCAACCCGCACCTGAAGGTGTACGTCGCCTCCGGCCACTACGACGGCGCGACGCCGTACTTCGCCACCGAGCACACCCTGGCCCGGCTCCAGATCCCGGCCGACCTGACCGGCAACATCGAGACGAAGTACTACCCGGCCGGCCACATGATGTACATCCACGAAGACTCCCGCATCCAGCAGGCCGCCGACCTCGGCGCCTTCATCGGCGGCGCCTCCAACCGATGA
- a CDS encoding N-acetyltransferase family protein, translating to MILIRHSGAPQPLAVPGVVLRPPAVADTVELARLYFDAYDPGTAAETEQDALDDIQLTFDDGYGVLTPALSRLAWYDDKLVGALLVVERAPWPDTPDCPFIIELFTARTHRHLGIARLLLNHCADVTVALRVEANNLPALTLYRSAGFESVADGN from the coding sequence ATGATCCTCATCCGCCACTCCGGCGCCCCGCAGCCGCTCGCCGTACCAGGCGTCGTACTGCGCCCGCCGGCGGTGGCGGACACGGTCGAACTCGCCCGCTTGTACTTCGACGCCTACGACCCCGGCACCGCCGCGGAAACCGAGCAGGACGCACTGGACGACATCCAACTCACCTTCGACGACGGCTACGGCGTACTCACCCCGGCCCTCAGCCGCCTCGCCTGGTACGACGACAAGCTCGTCGGCGCCCTCCTCGTCGTAGAACGCGCCCCCTGGCCCGACACCCCCGACTGCCCCTTCATCATCGAACTCTTCACCGCCCGCACCCACCGCCACCTGGGCATCGCCAGACTCCTCCTCAACCACTGCGCAGACGTGACGGTCGCCCTACGCGTAGAGGCCAACAACCTCCCGGCCCTCACCCTCTACCGCAGCGCAGGCTTCGAAAGCGTTGCTGACGGCAACTGA
- the map gene encoding type I methionyl aminopeptidase, whose amino-acid sequence MSILTPGHISPRRAVPASIPRPEYVDKPAPTPFDGSYVTSPELIEKMRVASKLAAQALQAVGAAAKPGVTTDELDAVGHEYLIERNAYPSTLGYRGYPKSLCTSVNEVICHGIPDDRPLENGDIVNVDITAYLDGVHGDTNATFLVGDVDEESRLLVERTLEALNRGIKAVKPGRQVSIIGRVIESYAKRFGYGVVRDFTGHGISTSFHSGLIIPHYDDERFDDVIEPGMTFTIEPMLTLGTYEYDLWEDGWTATTKDKSRTAQFEHTLVVTDTGAEVLTLP is encoded by the coding sequence ATGTCGATCCTCACTCCCGGCCACATCTCGCCGCGCCGCGCCGTCCCCGCCTCCATCCCGCGCCCGGAGTACGTCGACAAGCCGGCGCCGACGCCGTTCGACGGTTCGTACGTGACGTCGCCCGAGCTGATCGAGAAGATGCGGGTCGCGAGCAAGCTGGCCGCGCAGGCGTTGCAGGCGGTCGGTGCGGCGGCGAAGCCGGGCGTGACGACCGACGAGCTGGACGCGGTCGGCCATGAGTACCTGATCGAGCGCAACGCGTACCCGTCGACGCTCGGCTACCGCGGTTATCCGAAGTCGCTGTGCACCTCGGTCAACGAGGTCATCTGCCACGGCATCCCGGACGACCGTCCGCTGGAGAACGGCGACATCGTCAACGTCGACATCACGGCGTACCTCGACGGGGTGCACGGCGACACCAACGCGACGTTCCTGGTCGGCGATGTCGACGAGGAGAGCCGGCTGCTGGTCGAGCGCACCCTCGAGGCGCTGAACCGCGGCATCAAGGCAGTCAAACCCGGTCGGCAGGTCAGCATCATCGGCCGCGTGATCGAGTCCTACGCCAAGCGCTTCGGGTACGGCGTCGTCCGCGACTTCACCGGTCATGGGATCTCGACGTCGTTCCACTCCGGCCTGATCATCCCCCACTACGACGACGAGCGCTTCGACGACGTCATCGAGCCCGGTATGACGTTCACGATCGAGCCGATGCTGACACTCGGCACGTACGAGTACGACCTCTGGGAAGACGGCTGGACCGCCACCACCAAGGACAAGTCCCGCACCGCGCAGTTCGAACACACGCTGGTCGTCACCGACACCGGCGCCGAAGTACTGACCCTCCCGTGA